The Cyprinus carpio isolate SPL01 chromosome A9, ASM1834038v1, whole genome shotgun sequence genome window below encodes:
- the LOC109087378 gene encoding glutaredoxin domain-containing cysteine-rich protein 2 produces MEELQMQSDSLIEGKPRKVRFKLASSYSGRVLKHVYEDGQELDSPEEQYPHSFIHTKMEMGHLCGLEDMQDQSLYPPTGLIAQRINVYRGVTGCNSLACGDLPEGDNKAPVLDFGKIVIYTSNLKIIRAPHRRGESGRSPHRSQDRKESSPGRESRSKGSRPDCALGFIILLACAPCLFSVCLLVLFVQQEAGSCGQCGGSGCAPCSLCHGSKLSMLANRFNESIRELRCPACNPHGLQRCQSCTH; encoded by the exons ATGGAGGAGCTTCAGATGCAATCAGACAGCTTGATCGAGGGCAAGCCCAGGAAGGTGAGGTTCAAGCTGGCCTCGTCGTATAGTGGCCGGGTGCTGAAGCACGTGTATGAAGATGGACAGGAGCTGGACAGTCCAGAGGAGCAGTACCCTCACAGCTTCATCCACACCAAGATGGAGATGGGACATCTGTGTGGCTTAGAAGACATGCAGGACCAGAGTTTGTACCCTCCAACAGGCCTGATCGCTCAGAGAATAAACGTCTATCGAGGAGTGACGGGATGCAACTCCCTGGCGTGTGGAGATCTTCCAGAAGGGGATAATAAA GCACCAGTGTTAGATTTTGGAAAGATTGTTATCTACACCAGCAACCTGAAGATTATTCGAGCTCCTCACAGAAGAGGAGAATCTGGAAGGAGTCCTCACCGCAGCCAGGACAGGAAAGAAAGTTCACCAGGACGGGAGTCCCGGAGCAAAGGGAGCAGACCAGAC TGTGCACTTGGCTTCATCATTTTGCTTGCTTGTGCACCAtgcttgttttctgtttgtttacttgttttgtttgtgcagCAGGAAGCAGGCTCCTGTGGACAGTGCGGAGGTTCAGGTTGTGCGCCGTGCTCACTCTGTCATGGCAGCAAACTGTCCATGCTGGCCAACCGCTTCAACGAGTCAATCAGAGAGCTGCGCTGTCCAGCATGCAACCCCCACGGCCTACAGCGCTGCCAGTCCTGCACACACTAA